DNA from Synechococcus sp. CBW1108:
GCTTGCCCACGAAGCGGCGCTCACAGCCCGCCGGCACCAGATCCAACAGGGCCTTGGGCACCAGGGAGTCGTAGACGAGGGCATCGCACTGCTGAAGCAGGCGATGGGCCTTGAGGGTGAGCAGCTCGGGATCGCCCGGGCCCGCCCCCACCAGATACACAGTGCCTGGCTGGGGGACAGTGCCGGGCTGGGGGGCGGTACTCATGGCAGGGCCTCCAGTTCGGCCAGCAGCAGCTGGTGCAGGAGCGGCCTTTGCAGCAGCGGCGGACCCACCTGATCGGCAAGCTGGTCGGTGAGCCGATTGGCCGCCAGAACCAGGGGCAGCGCCGGGGCGGAGAGGGACAGCTGCAGCTCGGCGAGGTGCTCTGCACTGTATGGAGTGGCCAGACAACGGCAACCGGTGCGCCGTTCCAGGGTGGCCAGATATCGCCCTGCCAGGGGGCCCTCGAGGGGATGGTGCAACAGCAGGGGCACAGCGAAGCCCTGGGAATCCCTGGGGCCCAACCCCGCCAGCTCCACAGCCAGCGCCGCCTGCCAGCGGGGCCAGGCCCCCAGAAAGGGGATGCGCTGCAGTCGCGCAAACCCAGCCCAATGGCGCGCGATCGCCGGCAGGTCGTGGCGCACATGGCCGCCCGGCAGCAGCAGCAAGGGCACCAGGGTGAGCGGCTGATCGCCCAGATCGCCCAGCAGCAGCTCCTGGGGCGCCGGCGGCGCCAAAGCGCTGAGGGCCTGCAGGCGCACGGGCGCCCCGCGGCGGCGCTCCAGTTCGGCAGCCAGGGCCACCAACTCAGCCGGCAGCCCCCCGCCCATGCGGCCATGCACCACCAGCAGCAGAGGCCGGGCGGGGATGGCCGCGAGGCGGCGACCAAGGCGCTCCGCCACCTGGGGATCCAGCTGGCGAAGGCCCAGGGGCACCAGGGCCCGGCGGGCGCCGGGCAGACGGGCCAGCAGATCCACCGCTGTGGCAGCCAGCTGGGTATCCAGACCGGCGGCGAGGGCGCTGAGCACAACCCGCAGCTGGGCCCGGGGCCACACCGACAGGCCCCGGGCCACCCCCTCCAGCGCTGAGCGCCGCAGGTGCCTGGCAATCGGCGCCTGCAACCAGGCCTGCAGCACCGGCCAGGCCTGACGCTGGCGCTGGTGACCCAGCAAGGGAAGCAGGGCCGCCGCCACAGCGGGGGGCAACTCCGCAGCAAGGGCAGCCGGGCCAGCGGCCAGCTGCTCCAGCAACCAGGCAGCACTGGCCCCATCCAGGTGGCGCAGCACCTGGGCGGGTAAGGCGGGATCGGGCTTGGCCTGCTGGCGCCACCAGCGCAGCATTCGCAACTGGGCCGGAGGATCCAGGCGCTCCGCCAGGACGGCCAAAAGATCCTGGTCTGCCCCCAGAACTCCAGCCTCCAGCGCCGCCAGCCAGTCTTCGGCAACCAGCTCAGGCTGGTGGCGCAACCTTTGCAGCCAGGACCAGCGATCCGCGCAGCCCATCGGTGGCAGATCCGCCGGCATTAGTTGGGGCTCAACAGGGGCCAGGGCAATCAGCTCGCGAGGTGTGCTGGGTAGGTAACCACTGGATTCCAGCCCGCTGGTGTTCTTACCACCACCACCCTGATCAGCTGGCTGCCTATTCGCGGCGGCGAGCTCCGAAGCGGTCCACCAGCAGCTGCTCCATCACGTCCGGTAGGTCGCTGAGAGGCACACCCTTGTCATGCAGCTCAGCCAGCCTCGGGTCGGCGTCCATGGAGCCGCCGAGGAAGATCTTCACGGCTTCCACCATCTCGCCGTCCTTGCGGGTCTTGGCTCCCATCAGGCCGATCTGACCCATGTAGGGCTGGCCGCAGGCGTTGGGACAACCGGTCCAGTGGGTGCGCACCCCATGGGGCAGCTCCACCCGCCGCTCCAGCTCCTCCACCAGCTCCTGGGCCGTGCTCTTGGTGGGGATCAGGGCAAAACTGCAGTAGGCGTTGCCGGTGCAGCTCACAGCCTCGGCCTGCAGGTGGCCGGGATCGGGGCGGAAGCGCTGCAGCAGCGGCTCGGCCAACAGCGCCTCCTGGCTGGCTTCCGGCACGTTGACGATCAGGGCGTTCTGGGCCTCGGTGAGCCGCAGTTCACCGCTGCCGTACTGCCGGGCCAGACCGGCCAGGGCCAGCATCCCTTCGGCATCGAGACGGCCCATCGGCACGTGCAGGCCCATCCAGCCGAGCCCCTCCTGGGCCTGGGCATTCCAGCCGAGGCCATCCCGGGGGGCCCGTGTCACCAGGTGCGTGCCGTCGTGGGGCTGGAGCGAGGCCATCGCCTCGCCGCCGGCCAACGCCCCATAGGCCGCCTTGATCGTGTCCCTGTAGGTCTCAAGCCCCAGATCATCGATCAGATACATCAGCCGGCTCTTGTTGCGCAGCTTGCGATTGCCGTTCTGCTCGAAGTGCAACAGCACCGTGAGGGCAAAATCAGGCAGCTGATCAGCCCGCAGCCACAGGCCGAGCGGGATGGCGAGTTCGTTGCGCTGGGCTGAGAAGAAGCCGCCCACCATCACGGTGAAGCCGAGCTCGCCGGCGTGATGGGCGGGCAGGAAGGCGAGGTCGTTGTGGAGCAGGAAGCTGTCGGGAGCACCGCCGACGGCCACGTTGAACTTGCGCGGCAGGTTGCGGGGGCCATCCGGCTGGAACAGCCGCGCCTGAATCGCCTGCACGAGGGGACGCGTGTCGACGATCTCCTCGGGATCGATGCCGGCCAGGGGGTTGCCGGTGATGTTGCGCGGGTTGTCGTGTCCCGACTGGCGACTGGTTAGGCCCACCCGCTCCATGGCCTCCAACAGCGGCGCCATGTCCTCGAACAGCAGGCCCCGCAGCTGCAGGTTCTGGCGGGTGGTGATGTCGGCGCTGCCGTGCTCGCCGCAACGATCCACCGCCTCGGCGAGCAGCACCAGTTGCTCAGCGCTAACCACGCCGTTCGGGAGTCGCAGCCGCAGCATGAAACGGCCGGGGGCGACGGGCCGAAAGAAGATGCCCATCCACTTCAGCCGGATGGTGAGGGTGGCCTCGTCGAGGCTGTCCCAGCCCGCGGCGGCCAGCTCAGCCAGCTGGGGTTGCAGATCGAGGCCGCAGAGATCGGCCTTGGCCTGCTCCACCTTGGTGAGGCCGGAGCTGGGGGCAGGCGCAGCGGGGGTGCTGGAAGAGCTCATGGAAAAGGTACACGGCGCGCTAGTACACGCCCAGACAACGCGGCCGTGAACGTGACCCCATGGCACCACCAAGCTCAGCCCCGGGATCGGGAGGGGATGGAGCCGGTGAACGCCAATGAGGGATGCGTTGTCCGGAATGGGAGGGCAGCGCCATGGCGCTGCGGCTCCCCTTCGAGATGAGCTGGGATCTGCAATCACAGACCTTCACTGATCTTGCAGGCGCGGGGCAGGACCGGGTGTCGTGGTCGTTACGGATCTGTTATCCCTGACCTGGCTGGCTTCAGCGCTCCCCCAGGGCACTCCAGAGGGTGGCGGGATGGGCCACCACCGAGGCGGCTCGCCCGGCGGAAGCGGCAGGCGCCGCGTCGCGTAGCAGACCGGCCAGCAGTTGAACTCCCAGGGACCCCACCACAAACATGCCGACGAAGGCGAGGGCGACGCCGAGGGGGGAGCTGGCGCTACGGGTGGTCTGCAGCGGAGTGGCCATGGCGGAGCTGCCGAAGAACAAACTCCAGTATCGAAGCTGGATGAGGGGATTCAGAAGCGGGCGCCGGCTGGGGGGGCAGGGCTCCAGGCCCCCACCAGAGCTGATCCAGGCGCCTCAACGACGCTGTTGGGCCGCAGCTCAAGGCTCACCAGACCATGCAGGCATCCGAGCAGAAGCCCGCAGCAGGCAGCAAATCGCATCGGCGCACCCAGGTCTCAGGATCGACTGTCTCCAGCCAGGGGGCCATCGGGATGCAGCGGTTGGTACCGAACCGAAGCCGCCTGGTTCCGGCGCCAATCTTCAGGATGTCTTCCGTGTCGGTTGATACTTCTTTTCCGTTCTGGCCTTTGTTCGGTGGGGCGCACGCTGGACGATCACTGGTGACAGCATGGAGTTCTCGACCATGCAGTTCGTGCGGCCCACGCTGCCCCCTCCCCTCAGCCCTAGATGGCGCTCCCTACCGGCACCCTGCCCAACGCCTCGCCTGAGACCGGACTGAACGGCCATGCCCCTGCTGCCGAGCTTCTGTCTGGCCGGGAGCGTTTCAAGCACTATCTGCAGAAGGTGGGCAGTGGCGAGCACACCAGCCGGGGGCTGAGCCGGGAGGAGGCCGGCCATGCGATGGAACTGATGCTGAACGAAGAGGCCACGCCGGCCCAGATCGGCGCCTTTCTGATCGCCCATCGGATCCGTCGGCCCGAGCCCCAGGAATTGGCCGGAATGCTGGATGTCTACCGGCGCCTGGGGCCGAGCCTGCACAGCGCCGAGCCTGCCCTCTGCTTCAGCATGCCCTTTGACGGCCGCACCCGCACGGCCCCCATTTACCCGCTCACCGCCCTGGCCCTGAGTGCGGCCGGGCTGCCCGTGGTACTGCAGGGGGGGGGGCGCATGCCGGTGAAATATGGCGTGCCGGCCATCGAGCTGTTCGCCGCCCTGGGGCTGGAGCTGCAGGGGCTGGACCTGACCACGGTGCAGGCAGGGCTGACGCAGCACCGCCTGGCCCTGGTGCACCAACCGGACCACTTCCCGCTGGCGGAGAGCCTCACGCCGATCCGCGACGACCTGGGCAAGCGCCCCCCCGTGGCCAGCCTCGAATTGCTCTGGACCGCCCATCAGGGCCCCCACCTGCTGGTGAGCGGCTTCGTGCATCCCCCCACCGAAAGCCGGGCCTGGAAGGCCCTGGAACTGGCCGGCGAGGCGATGGCCATCACGGTGAAAGGCCTCGAGGGCAGCACCGACCTGCCGATCAGCCGCGCCTGCATCACGGCCCGGGCCCAGGGAGGTGATGGGGAGCGCCTGATCCTTCACCCGCGCGACCACGGCTGTTACGACCACGATGCCCTCTGGCAGAATCTAGAGACCTGGCGCGAGCAGGCCCTGGCCGCTCTGGGTGGCCAGGGGCCCCTGGCCACCGCCCTGATCTGGAATGCCGGGGCCTATCTCTGGTATGGCGGTGTCTGCCAGGATCTGGCTGCAGGCGTGGCCCGCGCCACAGATCTGGTCCAGAGCGGAGCGCTGCTGGATCAGCTGCGTGCCCTGATCCAGTGGAGACACGATGCTTCCTGAAGGCTCCCATCCTTGCTCCCACTGCTTCGGCTTCGAGCGCGACTTCGTCGGGAACTGGCGCTGCATTCCCCTCTGCCTACGCCGCAAGCTCGATCTCTGCGGTGTGAAACTGCGGCTCAACCACTGGCTGGCCCTCACGGAAAGCCAGCGGGATCAGCTCGTGCTCTGGCGTGACGGCCCCGACGACCTGGCGGCCCTGGCGGCCGAGCTGCGCCAGAGCACGGCGGCCATGGCGGACGGCGGGGTCACCTCCCTGCCCATCCCCCGCGAAGCCCCCTGGCAACACCCTGGAGAGCCCCCCGCTGAGGTGAGCAGCTCAGCCGCAGAGCTGGGCTATGGGCTGGGGCCTGACCAGTGGAATGGTCTCTCGGAGCTGGAGCGGTTTGCTCTCTGCAAGCTGGCCCGCCCCGGCCACGACCATCACAACCTGCCAGCGGCGCTGGTGGAGCTGTTTGCCCCGACCGGGGCCACCTCCTGAACCCTGGCGACGGCCACGGCGGCGGCCTTGAGTTCGGGCTGCCTGGAGATCGGGCAGGCCTGCTCGTGCAGCAGGGCGTTGGCCTCACAGGCCTGCTCCTGCATGAAGCCCCAGTGCATCGGCAGAAACACGGTGCCCGGTCGGATGCGCTCGGTCACCGTCGCCCGGGCCGTGATCGTGCCACGCAGGGAGCGGATCTCGGCCATGGAGCCATCCTCCAGGCCGAGGGGGCCGGCATCCTCGGGGTGAATCTCGAGCAAGGGCTCAGGATGCAGGGCGTTGAGGCGAGGCACCTTGGCGGTGCGCGTCATGGTGTGCCACTGGCCCAAGTAACGGCCCACCGTGAGCACCAGTGGATACCCGTCGCTGGGAGGCTCCGCCAGGCCCATGGGCTGCTCGGCGATGAAGCGGGCCCGACCACTGGCGGTGGGGAAGTGGTGGTCGGTGTACAGGCGCCGGGGCTCTTGGCTGGGAGCTGAGCCGCAGGGGAAGGGCCACTGCTGGGGACCCTCGCTGGCCAGCAGGGCATGGCTGAGACCGGAGTGATCGCAGAGCCGACCGGCGGTGAGGGCGGTCAGCTCGGCGTAGACCTCCGCCGCGGAGCCGTAGCTGAAGGACTCAACGAAGCCCAGCCTGCGGCCCACCTCCGCGAACACCTGCCAGTCGGGGCGGGCCTCGCCGGGGGGCGGCCGAAAGGCCGGACACAGGGTGACCCGCCGCTCTGAATTCACCATCACCCCGGGCTTTTCACTCCACTGGGCCGCAGGCAGCAGCAGGTGGGCGTACTGGGCGGTCTCGGTGTCGGCATAGGCATCACTGAGCACCACCAACGGGCAGCGGCTCACGGCGGCCTTGACCCGCTCCAGGTTCGGCATGCTCACCAGGGGATTGGTGGCGGCCACCCACCAGAGATCAAGGGCACCGGATTCCATCGCCTCCACCTGCCGCCAGGCGTCGAGGCCAGGCGCGGGATCGATCGCGCCGGCCTCGAACCGCCAGGCCGCCTCCACCACGGCCCGGTGGGAGGGATCCACCACCGTGCGATAGCCCGGCAGCAGGTGGGCCAGCCCACCGGCTTCGCGGCCGCCCATGGCATTGGGCTGGCCGGTGAGGGAGAAGGGCCCCGCTCCCACCTTGCCGATCTGGCCGGTGAGCAGGTGCAGGTTGATCAGGCCCGCCACCTTGGCGGTGCCCTCCACGCTCTGGTTGAGGCCCATCGACCAGAGGCTGAGCACGCTGGGGGCCTGGCCCCAGAGCTGGGCCAGCTGCCGCAGGGCCGCCTCAGGGATGCCGCACAGCCGGCTGACCCGCTCGGGGGTCCAGGCCTGCTGGAGTTCGGCATAGGCGGCGAAACCTTCGGTGGACTCCTCGATGAACTCCACGTCGATCGTGAGCGCCTGCACCATCAGATGGGCCAGGCCGTGCATCAGCACCAGGTCGGTGCCGGGGCGAATCGCCAGGTGCAGGTCGGCCGCGTCGCTGGTGGCCGTCTGCCTGGGATCCACCACTACGATCGTGACGCTGCCGGGCTGGCGCCGTTTGCGCTTCAGCAGCCGCTGAAACAGCACCGGATGGCACTCCGCCGTGTTGGTGCCGATCAGGAAGGCCACGGCGCAGTGGTCGAGATCCTCGTAGCAGCAGGGGGGGCCATCGGAGCCGAGGCTGCGGGCATAGCCCGCCACTGCCGAACTCATGCACAGGCGCGAGTTGGCATCGAAGTTGTTGGTGCCGATCGCCCCCTTGAGCAACTTCTGGGCGACGTAGTAGTCCTCGATGTGAAACTGGCCGGAGCCATACATGGCGATCGCACCGGGGCCCTTGCTGGCCAGGGAGCTGCGGATCCTGGCCACGATGCTATCGATGGCCTGATCCCAGCTGATCGGCTGGAAGGGCTCATCCAGGCTGGCGCGAGCCAGCGGCTGGCTGAGCCGTCCGTGGCGCAGGGTGTCGCACACCGTGGCCCCCTTGATGCACACCTGCCCAAGGCTGGAGGGATGGCGCCGATCCCCCCGGGTGCCCCAGAGGGGAAGGCCGTCGGCGTCGCGCCGGGTGGGCTGATTTTTGGCAGCAGGGGGAAGCAACTCCAGGCCACAGCCCACGCCGCAGTAGGGGCACTGGGAGCGCACCGAGCCTGGTGGGGAAGCAGCCATGGAGCTCAGAGAACAGGCGGACAAAAAAGGGGCCGACCCAGGGCCTGCCCCTCATCAGCGATGCGGTTGAGGACCCGGATCAGACCAGCGGCGGGGAAGCCACAGCCGTTTCTCCTTCGTGGAGCTCATCGAAGGATCCCTTGGGCTCCTTCAGCATGAAGTAGCAGAGGAAACCAACGATCAGACCAGCCACACCCAGAACCTGGAAGAAGGCACTGTTGGAGGCAGCCACCACGGCGGGGGTGGGTTCGGCATCGGCGGCACCGGACAACCACAGCGGCAGCAGGCTGTAGATGGTGAGGTAGGCCACGGCACCCACGTTGCCGTAGGCGCCCACCATGCCGGCAATCTGGCCTGTGACCCGACGCTTCACCAACGGCACCATGGCGAAGGTGGATCCTTCCCCTGCCTGCACAAAGAAGGAACACAAAATGGTGATCACCAGGGCCAGCAGGATGCCGGCGGAGCCAACGAACGTTCCGGGCTTGATCATGCCCATCAGCAGATAGCCGAAACCAAGACCAACCGTGAGGAAGCCCATCGTCGACTTGCGCGACCCGAGCTTGTCCGAGAGCAGGCCGCCGCCGGGACGTGCCACCAGGTTCACAAACGCGAAAGCCGAGGCCAGGATTCCCGCTGTGGCCTTAGGCAGGTCAAAGGTGGTTTCGAAGAAGGTGGGGAGCATGGACACCACGGCCAGCTCCGAGCCGAAGTTCACGATGTAGGTGAGCTCGAGAATGGCCACCTGCTTGAACTCATAGCGATCCTCCTTGGGATACACCTTGGTTCCGGCGATCAACTCCTTGTTGGTGCGGATGATGCCCCAGGTCTGGAACCCGAAGAACAGCAGCACCAGCACGATGGCGATGGCAAAGCCGGTGTCATCGAGAAACTTCACCTTCTGAAGGCGCCAGGCCAGCACGGCCAGGATCACGCCGAAGGGCACGTTCATGCCGATCAGGCCCCAAAAGTCCCGCATGGAGGTCACCTCCAGGCCAGCCGTCCTGGCGGGGCGCTGGTAGGTGCGGCCAGGCGGGGTGTCTTCAACGTTGAGGTAGTAGAAGACGCCGTAGATGGCGGCGATGATGCCGGAGAGGGCAATGGCCCCGCGCCAGTTGAGCACCACGCCATCGACCGCGAAACCACCTCCGAAGGAGAGCCAGCCGGCCAGGGTGACCATGGTGAGGGCCGAGAAAGCGGAACCGAAGTTGCCCCAGCCGCCGTAGATGCCTTCAGCCAGGCCGATCTCCTTGGGCGGGAACCATTCAGCCACCATGCGAATGCCGATTACAAAGCCGGCGCCCACGATCGAAAGCAGCAGGCGGGCCACCACCAGCTGGTTGAAATCCTGAGCGAAGGCGAACAACAGGCAGGGGAAAGCAGAAAAAACCAGCAGCGCCGAGTAGGTGAGGCGGGGCCCGTACTTGTCGAGCAGCATTCCAATCAGGATGCGGGCCGGTACGGTGAGGGCCACGTTGCAGATTGCAACGGTGCGAATCTGGGGCACCGTGAGGCCCAGATCAGCCTTGACGGTGGTCGCCAGCGGCGCCAGGTTAAACCAGACAACAAAAGTAAGAAAGAACGCAAACCAGGTGAGATGCAGCGTCTTGTATCTCCCCTGGAAAGACCAGAGTTCACCGAGCATGTCGAGGTGGAATTATGATCGAAGCTTCAGAACGCTGAGCCAGACCTGATGGGCGGCGCTTTATGCAAGCCGCGATGCAACTACACCAGAGCGTCTGATTCATTTCTGTGGTTGACGCTACCGAGATCAGCCGATGCTGTTCCACGCCATTGGATTCCACGCCATTGGAACTGATCCGGCCCCAGGCCCCCCTGCGCTGCTGCCTGATTAGTGGCGGCAGCAGCCGGCGCATGGGCTGCGACAAGGCACTGCTGAGCCACCCCGAGGGCGGCAGTTGGCTGGAGCGCACGCTGCTACTGCTAGCCCAACTCCAGGCGCCGATCGCCCTGTTGAGCCGCCATGGGCCGCACCTGGAGCGCTCCGAGGCGCTGCAGGTCGAGCTCAAAGCGAGCGGCGTTGCCCTGGAGCTGATTGCCGAACCGCCGCCCTGGGAGGGGCCGCTGCTGGCCCTGCACCGGCTGATGGAACACCACCCAGACGAGCGCCTGTTGCTCTGCCCGGTGGACATGCCGGATCTCAGCCTGGCCGCCCTGCAAGCCCTGCTAGCGGGCGCAGCAACCGGGAGCCCGATCCGGCTGCAGCTGGCCCACGACGGCGAGCGGCTGCAACCGCTGCTAGGCCTCTATCCGAGCAGCGCCCCGATCCGGGCCCACCTGGCCGCAGCGGTGGGCCGAGGCGAACGGCGCTTGCAGAGCTGGCTGGCGACGCTGCCCTACCAGACGGTGCCATTGGATCCCCGTGCCATCCGCAACGTGAACCGGCCCGGGCCAAGTCAGTTGGCCTAAGCCAATTCAGGCGTCCGATTCGCCCAGCGCCGCCACCATGCGCTCGCACCGCTCCAGCTCCGCCTCGACCAGGGCCAGCAGCTCCTGCCGCGGCGCGGGCAACGGAAATGGGCCCTGCTCATAGCGGGCCTCCACCGCAAACACCTGCAGCTCAAGCAGCAGGGGATCAAGCTGCTGACCAGCCAGGGCGAACAGATCTTCGAGGTCGTGGACCCGGGGTGGCCGCCGGTCGGCCAGCACAATCCAGGCTTTGAGCAGTTTCTCCACCGCCTGCTGGGCGGTGAAGCCCCAGTCTTCGTCGGGATAGGCAGAGTCAAGGGTCAGCCCCAGGCTGCGCAGATGGCGACGCACAATCGCCAGCAGCAGCAAGGCGTCTTCAGCGGGCGACATACAGCACCCGGCCCTCACGGGCCACATCGCCGAACACGTGCCAACGGGAGCCACTCAGGCGCTCGGCATCAGCGCTGCCCGCCACCACCAGGTCGACAGCCACTCCCTGCCGGCCCAGCGCTCGGTTAAAGCGCTTCCAGCAAGCCATCTTTTCGGTCGGCGTGAGCTGGGGCTGGCCCACGATCACCGCCAGATCCAGATCTGAGTCGGGCCGTGCCTCACCCCTGGCCCGCGAACCAAAGGCGATCACCGCCTGCACATCGGGTTCGGCGCACAGACGCGCCAAGGCTTCCCCAGACCTCTGGGGATCCAACCCCGGACCCAGCTCAGGAGCCGGCTCCAGCGCCAGGGGATGGCGCCAGGGGATGGGGGGCGGCGTGAAACGCTCGGCAGCGGAGGCGACCATGCTGAAACGCTACCGCCAACATCAGCCCGCGAAACCCAGGAGCTTCGCGGCGGCCAGCAGCAGCACCAAGGCCAGACAGCGACGGATCCAAGCCACCGGCCAGTGGCGGCTACCAAGCCGCGAACCCACCGCACCGGCCAGCAGCACCATCAGCAACATCCAGCCCAGCTGGGCCGGCAGGGCCGGCAGCAGGGCCCCAGATGGCTGGCGGGCCAGCAGCAGGCCGGCCAGGCCGCTGAGCGAGTTGCCGAAGATGAACAGCGACGACACCGCTGCCGCCTGGCGGGTGGAGGCCCAGCTGCAACACAACAGCAGGGGCGTGAGGAACACGCCGCCGCCGGTACCGGTGAGGCCAGCCAGCAGCCCCAGCCCGGCACCGCTAAGCACAAGCAGAATCAGTGGCGGTTGCGTCAAGCGTTCGGGATCGCCTGGCTGGCGGAGAAAGCGCAGGGCCGAGGTCAGCAGCACCACTGCGACCAACCGCTGAAACCAGAGGGTGGGCAGATCGAGCCAGCCCCCCAGAAAGGCCGCCGGCAGGCCGGCCAGCAACACCGGCCAGAACAGCCGCCAGCGCAGGTGGCCGGCTCGCCAGAACTGCCAACTGCCCTGGGCCGCCACCGCGATGTTCAGGATCAGGGCAAGCGGCTTGATCTGCTCCGCCGGCAGACCGGCCAGGGCCAGCACGGCGATGTAGCCGGAGGCGCCCGCATGGCCCACGGTGGCATAGAGAAAGGCCACCAGGGCCAGGGGCGGCAGCAGCCAGAGGGTCACAGCCAGTGGTGCGGATAGGGCAGCGCCCCCTTCACCCAGCGGCTGAAGCCGGTCGCCAGCAGCACCAGCAGCAGCGAGCCGCTGAGCACGGGGGTGAGCACAAACAGGGGCGTGGGCCCAAGCACCACCCCCAGAAACGCCAGCCCGCCGGCGGGCGGGTGCAGGCAGCGCAGCTGCTGACCGAGCAAAACCGTGAGCCCCACCGCCAGGGCGATTACCAAGGGCCCCCGGCCCAGCCAGGCCCCCGCCGCCACACTCACCAGCGCACCCAGCAGATTGCCGAGCACGATGTTGCGCGGCTGGGCCAGGGGGCTGGCGGGGTAGCCGAACAGCAGCACCGAGGAGGCTCCCAGCGGCGCCGCCAGCAGCACCATGCCGCTCCAGGCACCGAGTAGGCCGAGCAGGGAGAGCGCCAGCAGCGCACCCAGCCAGGTCACAGATAACTGGCGGCGCTGGAAGTGGGGCTGATAGGCCCGCCCCCGCCGCCGCTGCTCCGCCAGCCAGCCTTCCCGCATCACCTTTCGTACACGCCCATCGGATCGTCCCCGCCATCCTCGCGAGCCAGCCCCAACCTCCTCGGCGCACTGTCGATGGCAGCCGGCGCCACCATGGTGACGACGGCTACTAATCAGCCAGCCAGACGCATCGGCCACGCTGCTGAAGACCTGGCCGTGACGAAGCCCGAGGGAGTCGTGGAGCACATGTCGCAGGTCCAGCGACTGAAGTTGCCGGGCTAGGAGGCTGTTGCGCATAGATCTGCGGCCAGCTTCTCCACAGACGCCTATCAATCTGCCCAGATTCCAGTGGTAGCAATGGATCTGGGCGATAGAATGGCACATGCACAAGACCTTTCGATCCTGGCAGCCGGAGCAGACAACCCTGCTGCCGCCATCGCCGAGGGAGTGGCTCTCAGAAGACCACCAGGTGTATTTCCTGCTCGACCTGGTGGATGAGCTGGATCTCTCGGCCATCTTGATCCCAGCGCAGGCCAAGGATCCCAGAGGTGAGAAGGGGTTTGACCCGCGGATGTTGACGATGCTGCTGCTCTACGCCTACTGCGTGGGCACCGTTTCCTCCCGCAAAATCGAGCGGGCCTGCTACGAGGATCTGGCATTCCGTGTGCTGACCGGCAACCAGCAGCCCGACCACAGCCGGATCAGTGAGTTCCGCCGCCGCAACCTCGAAGCGCTCAGTGATCTGTTTGTG
Protein-coding regions in this window:
- a CDS encoding NarK family nitrate/nitrite MFS transporter encodes the protein MLGELWSFQGRYKTLHLTWFAFFLTFVVWFNLAPLATTVKADLGLTVPQIRTVAICNVALTVPARILIGMLLDKYGPRLTYSALLVFSAFPCLLFAFAQDFNQLVVARLLLSIVGAGFVIGIRMVAEWFPPKEIGLAEGIYGGWGNFGSAFSALTMVTLAGWLSFGGGFAVDGVVLNWRGAIALSGIIAAIYGVFYYLNVEDTPPGRTYQRPARTAGLEVTSMRDFWGLIGMNVPFGVILAVLAWRLQKVKFLDDTGFAIAIVLVLLFFGFQTWGIIRTNKELIAGTKVYPKEDRYEFKQVAILELTYIVNFGSELAVVSMLPTFFETTFDLPKATAGILASAFAFVNLVARPGGGLLSDKLGSRKSTMGFLTVGLGFGYLLMGMIKPGTFVGSAGILLALVITILCSFFVQAGEGSTFAMVPLVKRRVTGQIAGMVGAYGNVGAVAYLTIYSLLPLWLSGAADAEPTPAVVAASNSAFFQVLGVAGLIVGFLCYFMLKEPKGSFDELHEGETAVASPPLV
- a CDS encoding molybdenum cofactor guanylyltransferase, which gives rise to MDSTPLELIRPQAPLRCCLISGGSSRRMGCDKALLSHPEGGSWLERTLLLLAQLQAPIALLSRHGPHLERSEALQVELKASGVALELIAEPPPWEGPLLALHRLMEHHPDERLLLCPVDMPDLSLAALQALLAGAATGSPIRLQLAHDGERLQPLLGLYPSSAPIRAHLAAAVGRGERRLQSWLATLPYQTVPLDPRAIRNVNRPGPSQLA
- a CDS encoding HEPN domain-containing protein yields the protein MSPAEDALLLLAIVRRHLRSLGLTLDSAYPDEDWGFTAQQAVEKLLKAWIVLADRRPPRVHDLEDLFALAGQQLDPLLLELQVFAVEARYEQGPFPLPAPRQELLALVEAELERCERMVAALGESDA
- a CDS encoding nucleotidyltransferase family protein; its protein translation is MVASAAERFTPPPIPWRHPLALEPAPELGPGLDPQRSGEALARLCAEPDVQAVIAFGSRARGEARPDSDLDLAVIVGQPQLTPTEKMACWKRFNRALGRQGVAVDLVVAGSADAERLSGSRWHVFGDVAREGRVLYVAR
- a CDS encoding sulfite exporter TauE/SafE family protein; this translates as MTLWLLPPLALVAFLYATVGHAGASGYIAVLALAGLPAEQIKPLALILNIAVAAQGSWQFWRAGHLRWRLFWPVLLAGLPAAFLGGWLDLPTLWFQRLVAVVLLTSALRFLRQPGDPERLTQPPLILLVLSGAGLGLLAGLTGTGGGVFLTPLLLCCSWASTRQAAAVSSLFIFGNSLSGLAGLLLARQPSGALLPALPAQLGWMLLMVLLAGAVGSRLGSRHWPVAWIRRCLALVLLLAAAKLLGFAG
- a CDS encoding HPP family protein translates to MREGWLAEQRRRGRAYQPHFQRRQLSVTWLGALLALSLLGLLGAWSGMVLLAAPLGASSVLLFGYPASPLAQPRNIVLGNLLGALVSVAAGAWLGRGPLVIALAVGLTVLLGQQLRCLHPPAGGLAFLGVVLGPTPLFVLTPVLSGSLLLVLLATGFSRWVKGALPYPHHWL